Proteins encoded within one genomic window of Arachis ipaensis cultivar K30076 chromosome B08, Araip1.1, whole genome shotgun sequence:
- the LOC107613828 gene encoding N-glycosylase/DNA lyase OGG1, whose amino-acid sequence MHTINFKLNFNLRRTIVMKPKSSPNAKPPSTPPTPQIKTLHRTHRSIVKPPIASSIPKPLQSNPNCEWVPLNLTRQELSLSLTFPTGQTFRWKNTAPNQFTGVVSSHLVSLKHLQNGDVSYCLHSTQAHHHHRRQAMEALLDFLNAGVLLSNLWNVFSESDVRFAQLAEHLGGARVLRQDPFECLIQFLCSSNNNIGRITKMVDYISSLGTYLGTVEGFKFHAFPTLEQLSLVSEEQLRKAGFGYXXSYIVGTVSALRLKPEGGEEWLRSLRELDLEEVICALCTLPGVGPKVAACIALFSLDQHHAIPVDTHVWQIATRYLLPELAGSRLTPKLCDRVAEAFVTKYGKYAGWAQTLLFIAELPSQKALLPSHLWTIEQRDRAKKEDSEEEVG is encoded by the exons ATGCACACGATCAATTTCAAGCTCAATTTCAATTTGAGACGAACCATTGTCATGAAGCCAAAAAGCTCCCCAAACGCAAAACCTCCATCAACGCCTCCAACTCCACAAATCAAAACCCTCCACAGAACCCACCGCTCCATCGTCAAACCACCAATAGCATCATCCATTCCGAAACCCTTACAATCCAATCCCAACTGCGAGTGGGTCCCACTCAATCTCACGCGCCAAGAACTCTCGCTCTCGCTCACCTTCCCCACCGGTCAAACCTTCCGCTGGAAAAACACCGCCCCCAATCAATTCACTGGCGTTGTTTCCTCCCACCTAGTTTCCCTCAAGCACCTCCAAAACGGCGACGTTTCATACTGCCTCCATTCAACACaggcccaccaccaccaccgtcgTCAAGCCATGGAGGCACTCCTCGATTTTCTAAACGCCGGCGTTTTGCTCTCCAACCTCTGGAATGTGTTCTCCGAATCCGATGTCAGGTTCGCTCAGCTGGCGGAGCACCTCGGCGGCGCGAGGGTGCTCCGGCAAGACCCGTTTGAGTGCTTGATCCAATTCCTGTGTTCATCGAACAACAACATTGGGAGGATTACCAAGATGGTGGATTACATTTCCTCTTTGGGGACATACTTGGGCACTGTTGAGGGATTCAAGTTCCATGCTTTTCCCACTTTAGAGCAGCTCTCCTTGGTCTCGGAGGAACAGCTTAGAAAAGCTGGTTTTGGTTACAGNNNNTCT TATATAGTTGGGACAGTGAGTGCTTTGCGATTGAAACCAGAAGGAGGCGAAGAATGGCTTAGATCTCTGCGTGAGTTGGATCTGGAAGAAGTTATATGTGCACTTTGTACATTGCCTGGGGTGGGTCCTAAGGTGGCTGCTTGCATTGCTCTATTCTCCCTTGATCAGCATCATGCCATTCCTGTTGACACCCATGTCTGGCAG ATTGCTACGAGGTACCTCTTACCTGAGCTTGCAGGTTCCCGGTTGACGCCTAAGCTCTGTGATCGTGTTGCGGAGGCTTTTGTAACCAAATATGGTAAATATGCTGGCTGGGCCCAGACTCTTCTATTTATAGCAGAATTACCTTCACAAAAGGCCCTCCTCCCTTCACATTTGTGGACTATTGAGCAGCGCGACCGTGCAAAGAAGGAAGATAGTGAAGAGGAAGTTGGTTAA